One Longimicrobiaceae bacterium DNA window includes the following coding sequences:
- a CDS encoding sigma-70 family RNA polymerase sigma factor: MAEVLAPKRRGTSEDQGRRNPLKDLDDSGVVAAFLAGEKRGFGELVERYQTRLLNFIYRTIGDREKAEDLVQEVFIRVYRHLHRFDRTKKFSTWAYTIASNLAKNELRNRSRNPLVLFQTIKGNWDDDDRPLQFEDTTARPDDLYRKRHLRELVAETVAKLP, from the coding sequence ATGGCTGAAGTTCTCGCCCCGAAACGCCGGGGCACCTCCGAAGACCAGGGGCGGCGCAACCCGCTGAAGGACCTGGACGACAGCGGGGTCGTCGCCGCCTTCCTGGCCGGCGAGAAGCGCGGCTTCGGCGAGCTGGTGGAGCGCTACCAGACGCGCCTGCTGAACTTCATCTACCGGACGATCGGCGACCGGGAGAAGGCGGAGGACCTCGTGCAGGAGGTGTTCATCCGCGTCTATCGTCACCTGCACCGGTTCGACCGCACCAAGAAGTTCTCGACCTGGGCGTATACCATCGCCTCGAACCTGGCGAAGAACGAGCTGCGCAACCGGTCGCGCAACCCGCTCGTGCTCTTCCAGACCATCAAGGGGAACTGGGACGACGACGACCGGCCGCTGCAGTTCGAGGACACCACGGCGCGCCCGGACGACCTGTACCGCAAGCGTCACCTGCGCGAGCTGGTGGCCGAAACCGTGGCGAAGCTGCCCG